A window of the Eulemur rufifrons isolate Redbay chromosome 6, OSU_ERuf_1, whole genome shotgun sequence genome harbors these coding sequences:
- the LOC138384485 gene encoding olfactory receptor 8U3-like, protein MAERNSTRVTEFILLGFSVQREIEITLFLLILGVYTLTLVGNVGMISLIRLDSRLHTPMYFFLSNLAFVDLCYSSSIAPKFLETLLTRHRSISFYACATQLGFFLNFLISEMFLLAVMAYDRYVAICNPLLYMVVMSQKVCMRLVLGPYLYSFSVALLHTIVTFQLVYCGPNLINHFYCDDVPLMALACSDTSLKEILIFIFAGFNMISSLTTVLISYLYIVAAILRIQSTEGRHKAFSTCASHLTTVTIFYGTLIFMYLQPKSNHSLDTDKMASVFYTIVIPMLNPMIYSLRNQEVKNALRKAIKKWYVLPLTNFKKGIS, encoded by the coding sequence ATGGCTGAAAGGAATAGCACCAGAGTAACAGAATTCATTCTTTTGGGCTTTTCAGTCCAGAGAGAGATCGAAATTACtctcttccttctcattttaGGTGTATATACTCTAACACTGGTAGGAAATGTTGGGATGATTTCATTAATCCGGTTGGACTCTCGACTTCACACACCCATGTACTTTTTTCTTAGTAATCTGGCCTTTGTAGACCTTTGTTACTCCTCATCAATAGCCCCCAAGTTCTTGGAGACACTCCTGACCAGGCACAGGTCTATATCTTTCTATGCATGTGCAACACAGCTGGGCTTTTTCCTGAACTTCCTGATTTCGGAGATGTTCCTCCTCGCAGTAATGGCatatgaccgctatgtggccatctgcaatCCTCTTCTCTACATGGTGGTCATGTCCCAAAAGGTGTGTATGCGCCTGGTATTGGGCCCCTACTTATACAGCTTTTCTGTTGCTTTGCTCCACACAATAGTTACTTTCCAATTGGTTTATTGTGGCCCCAACCTAATCAATCACTTCTATTGTGATGATGTCCCTTTGATGGCTCTGGCCTGCTCAGACACCAGCCTCAAAGAGATCCTGATTTTCATCTTTGCTGGATTCAACATGATCAGCTCTTTGACCACCGTCCTTATTTCTTACTTATACATCGTGGCCGCCATCTTGAGAATCCAGTCCACAGAAGGGAGGCATAAGGCTTTCTCGACCTGTGCCTCTCATCTGACCACTGTGACGATATTCTACGGGACCCTGATCTTCATGTACCTGCAGCCCAAATCAAACCATTCCCTTGACACGGACAAAATGGCCTCTGTGTTCTACACAATAGTCATCCCCATGCTGAACCCCATGATCTACAGCTTGAGGAATCAAGAGGTAAAGAACGCTCTGAGGAAAGCTATCAAAAAATGGTATGTCCTGCCTCTAACAAACTTTAAAAAGGGGATTTCCTGA